A genomic region of Candidatus Methylomirabilota bacterium contains the following coding sequences:
- a CDS encoding potassium channel family protein, with the protein MSVYHHHRYALLFYTLLVTLGIAPLLAALGFSTNTLQILLAFSLLAAVLNVQGQRWRMLLILVAAVAVGLYAAPTLALGRGLARWAVLLVVAVAVIATASAVRFAMTAKDVYAEHVYAALSAYLLAGFSFGVLHWSIESNWPGSFSEGGGVSTHFSLSTAIYFSFVTLATLGYGDVAPKTEVARGIVIFEAVGGQLYVAAMIARLVGARLQTVGDPPGR; encoded by the coding sequence TTGAGCGTCTACCACCACCATCGGTACGCCCTCCTCTTCTACACGCTGCTCGTCACGCTGGGCATCGCGCCGCTCCTGGCGGCGCTGGGCTTCAGCACGAACACGCTGCAGATCCTCCTGGCGTTCAGCCTGCTCGCCGCGGTGCTCAACGTCCAAGGGCAGCGCTGGCGGATGCTGCTGATCCTGGTGGCCGCCGTCGCAGTCGGGCTATACGCGGCCCCGACCCTGGCGCTCGGCCGCGGGCTCGCGAGATGGGCCGTCCTGCTGGTCGTCGCCGTCGCGGTCATCGCGACCGCCAGCGCCGTCCGATTCGCGATGACCGCGAAGGACGTCTACGCCGAGCACGTCTATGCCGCGCTGAGCGCCTATCTCCTCGCCGGGTTCTCGTTCGGAGTCCTGCACTGGAGCATCGAGAGCAACTGGCCCGGCTCGTTCAGCGAAGGCGGCGGCGTCTCGACGCACTTCTCGCTGTCCACCGCGATCTACTTCAGCTTCGTGACGCTCGCGACGCTCGGCTACGGCGACGTCGCTCCGAAGACCGAGGTGGCGCGGGGCATCGTGATCTTCGAGGCCGTCGGCGGCCAGCTTTACGTGGCTGCGATGATCGCGCGCTTGGTGGGCGCGCGACTCCAGACAGTAGGTGACCCTCCAGGCCGCTGA
- a CDS encoding LL-diaminopimelate aminotransferase — translation MPRINEHFRSLRAAYLFAEIRRRTQAYRDAHPDAQLVNLGIGDVTRPLPDAVIKALHEATDEMARAETFRGYGPYAGYEFLLSEIAAHDFGTRGVRLGVDEIFVSDGGKSDSANLQELFAPECVVALMDPVYPVYADSNVVAGRSGPADESGRYPGFVYLPCTAENGFQPSLPSRHVDLIYLCYPNNPTGAVATREALRRWIDYARAEDATILFDAAYEAYVADPEVPRSIYEIEGAREVAIECRSFSKTAGFTGMRLAYTVVPKDARGRAADGSAMSLNQLWTRRVGIKSNGPPYLIQKAAAAVYTPEGQKEVRALIDGYMGNARIIAEGLRAAGLEVYGGRNAPYIWFRTPGGMPSWDFFDRLLEQAQVLGAPGAGFGPSGEGYFRLTAFGSRADAEEAVARIRTRLDLAPSASR, via the coding sequence ATGCCCCGGATCAACGAGCACTTCCGCAGCCTCCGGGCCGCCTATCTCTTCGCGGAGATCCGCCGGCGCACGCAGGCCTACCGCGACGCGCATCCCGACGCGCAGCTGGTGAACCTCGGCATCGGCGACGTGACCCGACCTCTGCCCGACGCGGTGATCAAGGCCCTCCACGAGGCTACCGACGAGATGGCGAGAGCGGAGACCTTTCGCGGCTACGGGCCCTACGCGGGCTACGAGTTCCTCCTGAGCGAGATCGCGGCGCACGACTTCGGGACGCGCGGCGTACGCCTCGGCGTGGACGAGATCTTCGTCAGCGACGGGGGCAAGAGCGACAGCGCCAATCTCCAAGAGCTGTTCGCGCCCGAGTGCGTGGTGGCGCTGATGGACCCCGTGTATCCCGTCTACGCCGACAGCAACGTAGTGGCTGGCCGGTCCGGTCCTGCCGACGAGAGCGGGCGCTATCCCGGCTTCGTCTATCTCCCCTGCACCGCTGAGAACGGCTTTCAGCCTTCGCTGCCGAGCCGGCACGTCGATCTCATCTACCTCTGCTACCCGAACAATCCCACCGGCGCGGTGGCCACGCGCGAGGCGCTCCGGCGGTGGATCGACTACGCCCGGGCCGAGGACGCCACCATCCTCTTCGACGCCGCCTATGAGGCCTACGTGGCGGACCCGGAGGTGCCGCGCTCGATCTACGAGATCGAGGGCGCGCGCGAGGTGGCCATCGAGTGCCGGAGCTTCTCGAAGACGGCGGGCTTCACCGGCATGCGCCTGGCGTATACGGTGGTGCCCAAGGACGCGCGCGGGCGCGCGGCCGACGGCAGCGCGATGAGCCTCAATCAGCTCTGGACCCGCCGCGTCGGCATCAAGTCCAACGGCCCGCCCTATCTCATCCAGAAGGCGGCGGCCGCGGTGTACACGCCGGAGGGGCAGAAGGAGGTCCGCGCGCTGATCGACGGCTACATGGGGAACGCCCGCATCATTGCCGAGGGCCTGCGCGCCGCGGGCCTCGAGGTGTACGGCGGCCGCAACGCGCCCTACATCTGGTTCCGCACGCCGGGCGGCATGCCGTCCTGGGACTTCTTCGACCGGCTGCTCGAGCAGGCGCAGGTGCTGGGCGCCCCCGGCGCCGGCTTCGGCCCCAGCGGCGAGGGCTATTTCCGCCTCACCGCCTTCGGCTCGCGGGCGGACGCCGAGGAGGCGGTCGCGCGCATCCGCACCCGACTCGATCTCGCCCCCTCGGCCTCCCGTTGA
- a CDS encoding ATP-binding protein: protein MSEGTNGGRAEAFQALRESEELHRVTLENISDAVFLTDDAGRFTFVCPNVDVIFGYAPDEVRAMGWISALLGGELFDRAELTARGEIRNIGREVRSKSGERRNLLIHLKAVNIQGGTVLYSCRDVTDLKHTEEELRTTRLDLMHASRLALVGELMASIAHEINQPLTSIIANAGAGLRQLEPEAPTERARELRDILSDIRDEGRMAAGVIERLRALAAKRQLERRPLDVNEVAFDTLRLVGGDARRRQVTLSAELGQELPAVEADRVSLQQVMLNLLLNAMDALDREEPAERTVTVRTRRANDAVEIAVSDTGRGIPADRLPKVFDAFFTTKADGLGLGLAIARSIVEWHGGQIWAEDHGGRGATFRMTLPPFASA from the coding sequence ATGAGCGAAGGGACCAACGGCGGGCGCGCCGAAGCCTTCCAGGCTCTACGCGAGTCGGAGGAGCTCCACCGCGTCACCCTGGAGAATATCTCCGACGCCGTCTTCCTCACCGACGACGCCGGCCGCTTCACCTTCGTCTGCCCCAACGTCGACGTGATCTTCGGCTACGCGCCCGACGAGGTGCGGGCGATGGGCTGGATCAGCGCCCTGCTGGGCGGGGAACTCTTCGACCGCGCGGAGCTGACCGCGCGCGGCGAGATCCGGAACATCGGGCGGGAGGTGCGGTCAAAGAGCGGGGAGCGGCGCAACCTCCTCATCCATCTCAAGGCGGTGAACATCCAGGGCGGCACCGTGCTGTACTCCTGCCGCGACGTCACCGACCTCAAGCACACGGAGGAAGAGCTCCGGACCACGCGCCTGGACCTCATGCACGCCTCGCGCCTGGCCCTGGTGGGCGAGCTCATGGCGTCGATCGCGCATGAGATCAACCAGCCGCTCACCTCCATCATCGCCAACGCCGGGGCGGGGCTGCGCCAGCTCGAGCCCGAGGCGCCAACGGAGCGCGCGCGCGAGCTGCGCGACATCCTGAGTGACATCCGCGACGAGGGCCGCATGGCCGCGGGGGTGATCGAGCGACTCCGCGCGCTCGCCGCCAAGCGCCAGCTCGAGCGGCGGCCGCTCGACGTGAACGAGGTGGCCTTCGACACCCTGCGCCTCGTGGGGGGCGACGCGCGCCGCCGCCAGGTCACGCTGAGCGCCGAGTTGGGCCAGGAACTGCCCGCGGTGGAGGCGGATCGGGTGTCGCTGCAGCAGGTGATGCTGAACCTGCTGCTCAACGCGATGGATGCCCTCGACCGCGAGGAGCCGGCGGAGCGGACGGTGACCGTCCGGACCCGCCGCGCAAACGACGCGGTGGAGATCGCAGTGAGCGATACCGGGCGCGGGATTCCCGCCGACCGGCTGCCCAAGGTCTTCGACGCCTTCTTCACGACGAAGGCGGACGGGCTCGGCCTCGGGCTCGCGATCGCGCGCTCGATCGTGGAGTGGCACGGGGGGCAGATCTGGGCGGAGGACCACGGCGGCCGCGGCGCGACGTTCCGGATGACCCTCCCGCCGTTCGCCTCGGCCTAG
- a CDS encoding SDR family oxidoreductase, whose protein sequence is MPVTLVTGTSTGIGFATALYLARHGHTVVATMRNLAKAGPLEAAAREQGVRLAVRELDVTSQASIDRAMEETRAREGAVDVLVNNAGIGGATPLELTPEAEHRAMFEANYWGPIRMIQAVLPSMRERRTGCIVNVTSIAGRIATPNQIPYSASKHALAAASEALAHEVAAFGVRVAIIEPGVIQTAIFENSAGATRYDKASPYRQIMRRNGKLFAAGFRNPGQPDTVAAAILEAITTDRPRLRYPVGVDAEGIATGRARISDEEWVAMGGELSDEEYNARFKRYFGIELR, encoded by the coding sequence ATGCCCGTCACCCTCGTCACCGGCACCAGCACCGGCATCGGCTTCGCCACCGCGCTCTACCTCGCCCGGCACGGCCATACCGTGGTCGCGACCATGCGGAACCTCGCCAAGGCCGGCCCGCTCGAGGCGGCCGCGCGCGAGCAGGGCGTGCGGCTCGCCGTGCGCGAGCTGGACGTGACCAGCCAGGCCTCCATCGACCGGGCGATGGAGGAGACGCGGGCGCGCGAAGGCGCGGTGGACGTGCTCGTGAACAACGCGGGCATCGGCGGGGCGACGCCGCTCGAGCTCACGCCGGAGGCCGAGCACCGCGCGATGTTCGAGGCCAACTACTGGGGGCCCATTCGGATGATCCAAGCCGTTCTTCCGTCGATGCGCGAGCGGCGCACGGGCTGCATCGTCAACGTCACCTCGATCGCGGGGCGCATCGCCACGCCGAACCAGATCCCGTATTCCGCCTCGAAGCACGCGCTCGCCGCGGCGAGCGAGGCGCTGGCCCACGAGGTGGCGGCCTTCGGCGTGCGCGTGGCCATCATCGAGCCCGGCGTCATCCAGACCGCCATCTTCGAGAACTCGGCGGGCGCCACGCGTTACGACAAGGCCTCGCCCTATCGCCAGATCATGCGGCGCAACGGCAAGCTCTTCGCCGCCGGCTTTCGCAACCCGGGCCAGCCCGACACGGTGGCCGCGGCGATCCTCGAGGCCATCACCACCGACCGGCCGCGGCTGCGCTACCCGGTGGGTGTCGACGCGGAGGGGATCGCAACGGGGCGGGCACGCATCAGCGACGAGGAGTGGGTGGCGATGGGGGGCGAGCTCTCCGACGAGGAGTACAACGCGCGCTTCAAGCGCTACTTCGGGATCGAGCTCCGGTAG
- a CDS encoding PAC2 family protein — translation MIDHIDFDHEPPRNLSTLVIAFGGWIDAGQAATGALRHLVRDLPAERVATINPEDFFVFTQERPEVKMRPDETRDIRWPRSDFFAWQRNDRPDGVLLFSGPEPHQRWRTYSKAFLDLAEHCGVKRIVSIGALLAGSPHTRPVPVTARCTDPAWRALVEAWGIYRPPTYEGPTGISTVLLDAAEKRGITHLGFMGQAPHYLQNAENPAAIEALLTHVARLLDLSLDMSSFPEAIKEFRAQCDRAVARNKATREHVQQLEKDYDEAAGQKPQELPDGVDSDQLMRELEEFLRKQREGGEETR, via the coding sequence ATGATCGACCACATCGACTTCGACCACGAGCCGCCGCGGAACCTCTCCACGCTGGTGATCGCCTTCGGTGGCTGGATCGACGCCGGCCAGGCGGCGACGGGTGCCCTGCGCCATCTCGTCCGCGACCTGCCCGCCGAGCGCGTGGCCACCATCAATCCCGAGGACTTCTTCGTGTTCACGCAGGAGCGGCCCGAGGTGAAGATGCGGCCCGACGAGACCCGCGACATCCGCTGGCCCCGCAGCGACTTCTTCGCGTGGCAGCGGAACGATCGCCCGGACGGGGTGCTCCTCTTTTCCGGCCCGGAACCGCATCAGCGGTGGCGCACCTACTCGAAGGCATTCCTCGACCTCGCCGAGCACTGCGGCGTGAAGCGCATCGTGTCGATCGGCGCGCTGCTGGCCGGCTCCCCGCACACGCGTCCGGTACCGGTCACCGCGCGATGCACGGACCCCGCCTGGCGCGCCCTGGTGGAAGCCTGGGGGATCTACCGCCCGCCGACCTACGAGGGTCCGACCGGCATCTCGACGGTGCTGCTCGACGCCGCCGAGAAGCGCGGCATCACGCACCTGGGCTTCATGGGCCAGGCCCCGCATTACCTGCAGAACGCCGAGAATCCCGCGGCGATCGAGGCGCTCCTGACCCACGTCGCGCGCCTGCTCGACCTCAGCCTGGACATGTCGAGCTTCCCGGAGGCCATCAAGGAGTTCCGCGCCCAGTGCGATCGCGCGGTGGCGCGGAACAAGGCGACGCGCGAGCACGTCCAGCAGCTCGAGAAGGACTACGACGAGGCAGCCGGCCAGAAGCCGCAGGAGCTGCCCGATGGCGTCGACTCGGATCAGCTGATGCGGGAGCTGGAAGAATTCCTGCGCAAGCAGCGCGAAGGCGGCGAGGAGACCCGCTGA
- a CDS encoding LLM class flavin-dependent oxidoreductase — MRLSVCVMADIDEMDFYPHVESLGYDSAWVADSQMLFSDCYAVLALAAQRTSRLRLGPGVAICGTRIPPVHVAALATLNRLAPGRVHLGMGTGNTAMRTMGQPPMRIADYAEYLRVLRGLLRGETVDYAFEGKRQPIKMLIREKKYMSLEPRIPLYVSAFGPRAMEVGGQYGDGLVIAIPPRGLPPQEALERARIGAKREGRELARDFHLAALTNIVLLEPGEPPNSERVLRAVGPNVMASVYYFYDTLHERGGEPPAFLRRIWKRYVALVEETPAAHRHFRTHEGHYTYLHPGEAELIDAELVRDTCLVGSAEELVERIQELERGGLRELMWATGTEDKWRFSRELADRVMARV, encoded by the coding sequence ATGCGGCTCAGCGTCTGCGTAATGGCCGACATCGACGAGATGGACTTCTATCCGCACGTGGAGTCTCTCGGGTACGACTCCGCGTGGGTCGCCGACAGCCAGATGCTCTTCTCCGACTGCTACGCGGTGCTGGCGCTGGCTGCGCAGCGGACGTCGCGGCTGCGCCTCGGGCCCGGCGTGGCCATCTGCGGCACGCGTATCCCGCCGGTGCACGTGGCCGCGCTCGCCACGCTGAACCGGCTCGCGCCCGGGCGCGTGCACCTCGGCATGGGCACGGGGAACACCGCCATGCGCACGATGGGGCAGCCGCCCATGCGTATCGCGGACTACGCAGAATATCTGCGCGTGCTGCGGGGACTGCTCCGTGGCGAGACGGTGGACTACGCCTTCGAGGGGAAGCGGCAGCCCATCAAGATGCTGATCCGCGAGAAGAAGTACATGAGTCTCGAGCCGCGCATCCCCCTCTACGTGTCCGCCTTCGGGCCGCGCGCGATGGAAGTGGGCGGCCAGTACGGCGACGGCCTCGTCATCGCCATCCCGCCACGCGGCCTGCCGCCGCAGGAGGCGCTCGAGCGGGCACGCATCGGGGCGAAGCGCGAGGGGCGCGAGCTCGCGCGCGACTTCCACCTCGCCGCCCTCACCAACATCGTGCTGCTCGAGCCCGGGGAGCCACCGAACTCCGAGCGGGTGCTCCGCGCGGTGGGGCCGAACGTGATGGCGAGCGTCTACTACTTCTACGATACGCTGCACGAGCGCGGGGGCGAGCCGCCCGCCTTCCTGCGCCGCATCTGGAAGCGCTACGTCGCCCTGGTGGAGGAGACGCCGGCCGCCCACCGGCACTTCCGCACGCACGAGGGGCACTACACGTACCTCCACCCCGGCGAAGCCGAGCTGATCGACGCGGAGCTCGTGCGCGACACCTGCCTGGTCGGCAGCGCGGAGGAGCTGGTCGAGCGCATCCAGGAGCTCGAGCGGGGCGGCCTCAGGGAGCTCATGTGGGCGACGGGAACGGAGGACAAGTGGCGCTTCAGCCGCGAGCTGGCGGATCGCGTGATGGCGCGGGTGTAA
- a CDS encoding DMT family transporter: MSALPRGVGAALLAAALFGASTPLAKLLLREVDPWLLAGVLYLGSGLGLLGLAAILRRARGAPAEAPLQGPDWIWLGLAIAAGGGVGPVLLMLGLSRTAATTAALLLNLEGVLTALLAWLVFRENIGRRIALGMAAIVVGGIVLTGGTLAPSGGIAGPLAIVAACLAWAIDNNLTRRIASADPLRIAMLKGCAAGVVNVGIALSLGAAWPAPAPLVAGALLGLGGYGWSLVLFVVALRHVGAARTGAYFSLAPFFGAALGVALLREPITGVLILAGVLMGWGVWLHVTEEHSHEHEHHAMAHAHRHVHDEHHQHVHDDAAPAGEPHSHWHVHEPLRHQHPHYPDIHHRHDHPG; this comes from the coding sequence ATGAGCGCGCTTCCTCGCGGTGTCGGCGCCGCGCTCCTGGCGGCGGCGCTGTTCGGCGCCAGCACACCGCTGGCCAAGCTCCTCCTGCGTGAGGTCGACCCCTGGCTGCTTGCCGGCGTGCTCTATCTCGGATCGGGGCTGGGCCTGCTGGGCCTGGCCGCGATCCTCCGGCGTGCGCGCGGCGCGCCGGCCGAGGCGCCCCTCCAGGGTCCGGACTGGATCTGGCTCGGGCTCGCCATCGCGGCGGGCGGCGGCGTCGGCCCCGTCTTGCTGATGCTGGGCCTGTCGCGCACTGCCGCCACCACCGCCGCGCTGCTCCTCAATCTCGAGGGCGTGCTCACGGCGCTCCTGGCCTGGCTCGTCTTTCGCGAGAATATCGGCCGTCGCATCGCGCTCGGCATGGCCGCCATCGTCGTCGGCGGCATCGTGCTGACTGGAGGAACGCTCGCGCCGTCGGGCGGGATTGCGGGACCACTGGCGATCGTCGCCGCCTGCCTGGCCTGGGCCATCGACAACAACCTGACACGTCGGATCGCCAGTGCCGATCCGCTGCGTATCGCCATGCTGAAGGGGTGCGCGGCGGGCGTGGTGAACGTGGGCATCGCGCTCTCGCTGGGCGCCGCCTGGCCGGCGCCCGCGCCCCTGGTTGCGGGCGCGCTGCTCGGGCTGGGCGGCTACGGGTGGAGCCTCGTCCTCTTCGTCGTGGCGCTCCGGCACGTGGGCGCCGCGCGCACCGGCGCCTATTTCTCTCTGGCGCCGTTCTTCGGAGCGGCGCTCGGCGTGGCGCTCCTGCGCGAGCCGATCACGGGGGTGCTGATCCTCGCCGGCGTGCTCATGGGGTGGGGCGTCTGGCTCCACGTCACGGAGGAGCACTCGCACGAGCACGAGCACCACGCGATGGCGCACGCCCACCGGCACGTGCACGACGAGCACCATCAGCATGTCCACGACGACGCGGCGCCCGCCGGCGAGCCCCATTCGCATTGGCACGTGCACGAGCCGCTGCGCCATCAGCACCCGCACTACCCGGATATCCACCACCGGCACGACCATCCCGGCTGA
- a CDS encoding SDR family NAD(P)-dependent oxidoreductase — translation MATPLSRLAGRVAIVTGAAHGIGRAIGVALAREGATVWACDVRGAELEATRVAIEGARAGAGRAEVVDVRDAAAVQAFVARAVAETGRLDALVNTAGGVAGQVNRPIEDVSDEDWRVIFGINLDGAFHFTRAVVPAMKRGGGGAIVNISSGAGRSYSLTGIQAYASAKAGLIGFTRQTARELGPHGIRVNCIAPGFVRSNPASEAQWHAMGEAGQRALLESIALRRLGTPEDIARAVVFFASDEAGWITGQTISVDGGHWMLG, via the coding sequence ATGGCGACTCCCCTCTCCCGACTGGCCGGCCGCGTGGCCATCGTCACCGGCGCCGCCCACGGCATCGGCCGCGCCATCGGCGTGGCGCTCGCGCGCGAGGGGGCCACGGTGTGGGCCTGCGACGTCCGCGGCGCCGAGCTCGAGGCCACCCGCGTGGCAATCGAGGGCGCGCGCGCGGGCGCCGGGCGGGCAGAGGTCGTGGACGTCCGCGACGCCGCCGCCGTGCAGGCCTTCGTCGCGCGCGCGGTCGCCGAGACCGGCCGTCTCGACGCGCTGGTGAACACGGCCGGCGGCGTGGCCGGCCAGGTGAATCGCCCCATCGAGGACGTCTCCGACGAGGACTGGCGGGTGATCTTCGGGATCAACCTGGACGGCGCGTTTCACTTTACCCGCGCGGTGGTGCCCGCGATGAAGCGCGGCGGGGGCGGCGCCATCGTGAACATCTCGTCCGGCGCCGGGCGCTCCTACAGCCTCACCGGCATCCAGGCCTATGCCAGCGCCAAGGCCGGCCTCATCGGCTTCACCCGCCAGACCGCGCGGGAGCTGGGCCCGCACGGCATCCGCGTGAACTGCATCGCCCCGGGCTTCGTGCGCTCGAACCCCGCGTCCGAGGCCCAGTGGCACGCCATGGGCGAGGCCGGCCAGCGGGCGCTGCTCGAGTCCATCGCGCTGCGCCGCCTCGGAACGCCGGAGGACATCGCGCGCGCAGTGGTCTTCTTCGCCTCCGACGAAGCAGGATGGATCACCGGCCAGACCATCAGCGTCGACGGCGGGCACTGGATGCTCGGATGA